In Methanofastidiosum sp., the genomic window TTGCATCTATCGCATTATCTTCTGCATTAGGGATTGGAGTTATGTTCTCAGCTATACCTCTTTTGCTTTACCAGGGTGGTCTCACCTTATTCGCCAGTTACGTTAGCACTTACCTAAGTGATGCCCTTATCGTTGAACTAAGTGCAGTCGGAGGAATACTACTTTTTGGTCTTGGGATGAATATCGCTGAGATTAAGAAATTTAAAGTAGTAAATATGCTACCAAGCCTATTAGTTGTTGTTACGTTAAGTTATTTTTTTGTATAATGCATCCATGCAAAAGAATAAAAATGAACTATTAGTTTTATTGATTGTGATAATATGAAAACACCAATCATCCTTATTAACTTTAAGATTTATAATGAAATATCTGGGGCTAAAGGCCTTGAACTCGCAAAAATATGTGAAGATGTTTCTAGAAAAACAGGCGTGAATATTTCAATTGCTCCACAGATTATTGATTTGTCCTATATATCTGAAAAAGTTTCCATACCCATATTCTCGCAACACGTAGACAATATTAAACCAGGAAGTGGAACTGGAAAAACTACCCTTGAAGGAATTAAAGCTGCTAAAGCTGTTGGGACTCTTATCAATCATTCTGAGAATAGATTAAAAATAGCCGATATTGATTCAATTGTAAATAGGTGTAGAGAATTAGAACTTATATCGGTAGTTTGTACAAATAATATATCCGTAAGCAAGGCTGTTGCTATGTTTAATCCCACTTTTATTGCAGTTGAACCCCCAGAATTAATAGGCGGAGATATATCTGTGACTGATGCAGATCCAGGCATTGTTAAAAACACCGTCAAGACAATTAGAGATATCACCCCTAATGTGAAAGTACTCTGTGGAGCCGGTGTAAAAAATGGAAAAGATGTTAAAAAGGCCATTGAATTAGGGGCGGAAGGGGTTCTACTAGCTTCGGGCGTTACT contains:
- the tpiA gene encoding triose-phosphate isomerase; this translates as MKTPIILINFKIYNEISGAKGLELAKICEDVSRKTGVNISIAPQIIDLSYISEKVSIPIFSQHVDNIKPGSGTGKTTLEGIKAAKAVGTLINHSENRLKIADIDSIVNRCRELELISVVCTNNISVSKAVAMFNPTFIAVEPPELIGGDISVTDADPGIVKNTVKTIRDITPNVKVLCGAGVKNGKDVKKAIELGAEGVLLASGVTKAKNPREVLEDLAKGAIK